A single Dermacentor albipictus isolate Rhodes 1998 colony chromosome 3, USDA_Dalb.pri_finalv2, whole genome shotgun sequence DNA region contains:
- the LOC135898879 gene encoding zinc finger and SCAN domain-containing protein 10-like — protein MRNGGAVSRALPKQEFPFYSVPSLDYFLTGANNEQSPSSSTGLNSTSVSDVLVASTRQASMSLAQPPKEFACTICGRKFSLKCNLNRHNLVHTGVRNYGCEVCGQRFVLRQHLKKHLERHAKECSDQRLPFLAGFFK, from the exons GAAATGGAGGGGCAGTCAGTCGAGCTTTGCCCAAGCAAGAGTTTCCATTTTACAGTG TCCCTTCTCTTGACTACTTCCTGACTGGTGCCAACAACGAGCAGTCTCCGTCATCATCGACGGGCCTGAATTCTACATCTGTCTCGGACGTCCTAGTAGCAAGCACACGGCAGGCATCAATGTCACTGGCACAGCCACCAAAGGAATTTGCCTGCACCATCTGTGGCCGCAAGTTCAGCCTCAAGTGCAATCTGAACCGGCACAATCTGGTGCACACAGGCGTGCGCAACTACGGCTGCGAGGTGTGCGGACAGCGATTTGTGTTGCGACAGCACCTCAAGAAGCACCTCGAGAGGCACGCCAAGGAGTGCTC